One Danio aesculapii chromosome 13, fDanAes4.1, whole genome shotgun sequence DNA window includes the following coding sequences:
- the iqcc gene encoding IQ domain-containing protein C produces the protein MSEQKWIQTLSQFQAQYRGCVMRRGLSLVRAQFEDIVQEIDGGLDHLQWRGNIIPRPHFTDTESLLLRYERSRFQCHDRLDHSEREQNEEKFLPQSDIHVPEKDKAPEAADRETSHVDDVEDKIGDIMVIQNLTDDCATLCSDLNSDVRLSSLFQTAGPGLHSLLKDTTHTPESLKQQRSTLAMELLWIQQAISSRKKYLTLKQRMDASH, from the exons ATGAGCGAACAGAAATGGATTCAGACGTTATCTCAGTTTCAG GCTCAGTATCGTGGTTGTGTGATGAGGAGAGGACTGAGTTTGGTTCGGGCTCAGTTTGAGGACATTGTGCAAGAGATTGATGGAGGATTGGATCACCTGCAGTGGAGAGGAAACATTATTCCCAGACCTCACTTCACTGACACC GAAAGCCTGTTGCTGCGGTATGAACGCTCCAGATTTCAGTGCCATGACCGTCTAGATCACTCGGAGAGGGAACAGAATGAGGAGAAATTTCTCCCACAATCTGACATCCATGTACCAGAGAAAGACAAAGCTCCTGAAGCAGCCGACAGAGAAACCTCACATGTGGATGATGTTGAGGATAAAATAGGAGACATCATGGTCATTCAAAACCTGACGGATGATTGCGCTACACTTTGCAGTGATCTGAATTCAGACGTCAGACTCAGCAGTTTATTTCAGACAG cAGGACCCGGTTTGCATTCACTTTTAAAAGACACAACACACACTCCCGAGTCTCTGAAGCAGCAGCGGAGCACTTTGGCCATGGAGCTGCTGTGGATTCAGCAAGCCATCAGTAGCAGAAAAAAG TATCTCACTCTCAAACAGAGAATGGATGCGTCACACTGA